Proteins found in one Aethina tumida isolate Nest 87 chromosome 1, icAetTumi1.1, whole genome shotgun sequence genomic segment:
- the LOC109601734 gene encoding cyclin-dependent kinase 4: MEGCKNANYNILEKLGSGSYGTVYKATNTNGELVALKNVTIEVEDNGIPTTALREIALLKKLSIFNHDNIIKFIDVAFGQVCNRKIELYMVMEYCSGDLTSLMRAHPSGLRELEIRVIVREILRGLNVLHTNRIIHRDLKPQNILVSTTGQIKISDFGLAAIYDHSMSLSHHVVSLWYRAPEVLLNRTYDSKIDIWSVGCIIPELFSYKPLFNGSTEEEQINLILKKCLHAGSSSLTFIDVKDLNIPMDAIFLAINLLMMSAELRISAEQALQFSFVKF, from the coding sequence ATGGAAGGATGCAAGAATGCCAACTACAATATCTTGGAGAAATTAGGCTCGGGTTCGTACGGAACCGTTTATAAAGCGACAAATACGAACGGAGAGCTAGTGGCACTCAAAAATGTAACCATCGAAGTTGAGGACAATGGAATTCCGACTACTGCTCTAAGGGAAATTGctcttttaaaaaaactgaGCATCTTTAACCATGACAACATCATTAAATTCATCGACGTCGCCTTTGGCCAAGTGTGTAATAGAAAAATAGAACTCTACATGGTCATGGAATACTGCTCGGGTGATTTAACCTCGTTGATGAGAGCACATCCGTCGGGACTGCGGGAGCTAGAAATTAGAGTTATCGTCAGGGAAATTCTACGAGGGTTAAATGTCCTGCACACCAACAGGATAATTCACAGAGACCTGAAGCCCCAGAATATTTTGGTGTCAACGACGGGCCAAATTAAGATTTCTGACTTCGGACTAGCCGCGATTTACGATCATTCGATGTCCTTGAGTCACCACGTCGTGTCCCTCTGGTACCGTGCACCGGAGGTTCTGTTGAATCGCACGTACGATTCGAAAATAGACATTTGGTCGGTTGGGTGCATAATTCCCGAATTGTTTAGTTACAAACCCTTATTTAATGGTTCGACGGAGGAGGAGCAAatcaatttgatattaaaaaaatgtctgcATGCGGGATCGTCATctttaacatttatagacgTTAAAGATTTAAACATACCTATGGATGCAATATTCcttgcaattaatttattgatgatgTCGGCTGAATTGAGGATTTCAGCCGAGCAAGCTCTACAATTCagctttgtaaaattttaa